One window of the Labilibaculum sp. genome contains the following:
- a CDS encoding pectinesterase family protein — translation MKYIWIIAWLTVFTNCAIADNKGDIVVAADGTGDYISLTEAIDHLPFYNYQRLVIFVKNGVYNEKIRIEQDYLTIRGESRDSTIIQYAQLREDWQKNRDYIGPAVINIHADDIILDNLTIRNTQPRLGPHAFTIYGTGTRTIITNCNVTSNGGDTVSLWNYKEGMYYHDNCCFEGGVDFVCPRGWCYISNSSFKELMNTAAVWHAATTNKNQKFVLSNCEFMGVDSFYLARHHYDAQFYFLNCIFPSEMRDKSIVHVFYPDKPEKSRPYLYGDRYNFYNCNRKKGNYLWFANNIDSSSAAKISPEWTFDQKWNPEDTSSIKVVKAEYENQSLFLWFDEIVMPVGDLKIQTKSGKVFSYFNGVGRERFEFKGENTLTEEELQQEFELVSGTIQSIKATVKPRTFK, via the coding sequence ATGAAATATATCTGGATCATTGCATGGTTGACAGTTTTTACAAACTGCGCTATTGCAGACAATAAGGGTGATATTGTTGTTGCCGCTGATGGAACCGGAGATTACATCTCTCTGACAGAGGCAATTGATCATTTGCCATTTTACAATTATCAGCGTTTGGTAATTTTTGTAAAAAATGGTGTGTACAATGAGAAGATACGAATAGAACAGGATTACCTGACCATTCGCGGAGAAAGCCGTGACAGTACAATTATTCAATATGCTCAGCTAAGAGAAGATTGGCAAAAGAACAGAGATTATATTGGCCCTGCGGTTATCAACATTCATGCTGATGACATTATTTTAGATAATCTCACCATAAGAAACACTCAACCCAGGTTGGGGCCTCATGCGTTTACCATTTATGGTACAGGAACACGCACGATTATAACAAATTGCAATGTAACCAGCAATGGTGGCGATACTGTTTCTCTTTGGAATTATAAGGAAGGAATGTATTATCACGACAACTGCTGTTTTGAAGGAGGTGTTGATTTTGTTTGTCCCCGGGGATGGTGTTATATTTCCAACTCAAGTTTTAAAGAGTTGATGAATACCGCAGCTGTGTGGCATGCGGCTACAACAAATAAAAATCAGAAATTCGTATTGAGCAACTGTGAATTTATGGGAGTAGATAGTTTCTATTTAGCCCGTCATCATTACGATGCGCAGTTCTATTTTTTGAATTGTATTTTTCCTTCAGAAATGAGAGATAAATCGATTGTTCATGTTTTTTATCCGGATAAACCAGAGAAAAGCAGACCTTACTTGTACGGGGACAGATACAATTTTTACAATTGTAATCGTAAAAAAGGTAATTATTTATGGTTCGCCAATAATATTGATTCCAGCTCTGCAGCTAAAATATCTCCGGAATGGACATTCGATCAAAAATGGAATCCTGAAGATACTTCTTCTATTAAAGTGGTTAAAGCGGAATATGAAAACCAATCTCTTTTTTTATGGTTTGATGAAATTGTAATGCCGGTCGGCGATTTAAAAATTCAGACAAAAAGCGGTAAAGTTTTCTCCTATTTTAATGGAGTGGGACGGGAACGTTTCGAATTTAAAGGAGAAAATACTTTAACTGAGGAAGAATTACAACAGGAGTTTGAGTTGGTAAGTGGAACGATTCAAAGCATCAAAGCAACAGTAAAGCCCCGAACATTCAAATAA
- a CDS encoding altronate dehydratase family protein yields the protein MNKAITINSSDNLAVALTNLAKGEIICVNDINITLQEDIKAKHKFSINDLAVGDEMFMYGLVVGTASKAINSGEAITVNNTEHKATEYDPNKTNEFHWTAPNVERFKDKTFMGYHRADGQVGTANNWLVLPLVFCENRNVLTLKKAFEKVLGKKKTNPYENLVQDMAAGYQSGVSFEGLSLAKAEDLDQKQVFDQINIKFITHEGGCGGTREDSDSLCRLLAGYLKNPNVAGATVLSLGCQNAQVSILQEAIKNLDPNLDKPVLIFDQQTIGNETVMLEKAIKETFKGLVEANKIERKPAPLSKLTIGLECGGSDGFSGISANPALGRVADLITALGGKAILSEFPELCGVEQELMSRTGNPEHADKFIKIMRAYAQAAIDAGSGFDMNPSPGNIKDGLITDAMKSAGASKKGGSSPINDVLDYTEYVKHDGLSLLCTPGNDVESTTGLVGSGANVVLFTTGLGTPTGNPVAPVLKVSSNTELSKKMSDIIDINAGVVIDGTQTLDELGESMLEHIIKVASGEIECKADQLNQEDFIPWKRGVSL from the coding sequence ATGAATAAAGCAATCACGATAAACAGCAGCGACAATCTTGCCGTTGCTCTTACAAACCTTGCAAAAGGTGAGATTATTTGTGTTAATGATATCAATATCACTTTACAGGAAGATATTAAGGCAAAACACAAGTTTTCGATTAATGATCTTGCTGTTGGCGATGAAATGTTTATGTACGGTTTGGTTGTAGGTACAGCAAGCAAAGCAATCAATAGCGGCGAGGCAATTACCGTAAATAATACAGAACACAAGGCAACCGAATACGATCCAAATAAAACAAACGAGTTTCATTGGACCGCTCCAAATGTTGAGCGATTCAAAGATAAGACTTTCATGGGTTATCACCGGGCTGACGGACAAGTTGGCACAGCCAATAACTGGTTGGTTTTGCCTTTGGTATTTTGCGAAAACAGAAATGTTTTAACCCTGAAAAAAGCTTTTGAAAAAGTTTTGGGTAAGAAAAAGACCAATCCATACGAAAATTTAGTTCAGGATATGGCTGCCGGTTATCAATCGGGAGTTTCTTTCGAAGGATTGTCATTGGCAAAAGCAGAGGATCTTGATCAAAAACAGGTTTTCGATCAGATAAACATCAAATTCATCACTCATGAAGGTGGCTGTGGTGGTACTCGTGAGGATAGCGATAGCTTGTGCAGATTACTGGCAGGATATTTAAAAAATCCGAATGTAGCCGGAGCTACGGTATTAAGTTTGGGTTGTCAGAATGCTCAAGTAAGTATTTTACAAGAGGCCATTAAAAACCTGGATCCAAACCTGGACAAACCGGTACTAATTTTTGATCAGCAAACAATCGGAAATGAAACCGTAATGCTTGAAAAAGCCATTAAGGAAACATTTAAAGGTTTGGTTGAAGCCAATAAAATTGAACGCAAACCTGCTCCTCTTTCAAAACTAACCATTGGTTTGGAATGTGGAGGATCTGATGGATTTTCGGGTATCTCTGCCAATCCTGCCTTGGGACGGGTTGCTGATTTAATTACTGCCCTGGGCGGTAAGGCAATTCTATCGGAGTTTCCTGAATTATGCGGCGTTGAGCAAGAATTGATGAGCAGAACCGGAAATCCTGAGCACGCTGATAAATTCATAAAAATCATGCGTGCTTATGCACAAGCAGCAATTGATGCAGGATCTGGTTTTGATATGAATCCTTCGCCTGGCAATATAAAAGACGGCCTGATTACTGATGCGATGAAATCGGCAGGAGCTTCAAAAAAAGGAGGTTCTTCTCCTATTAATGATGTGCTGGACTATACCGAATACGTAAAACATGATGGTCTTAGTTTGCTGTGCACACCAGGTAACGATGTTGAATCGACAACCGGATTGGTTGGATCTGGTGCCAATGTAGTTTTGTTTACTACAGGTTTGGGAACACCTACGGGTAATCCTGTTGCTCCTGTGCTAAAAGTTTCTTCGAATACTGAGCTATCTAAAAAAATGTCGGACATTATCGATATCAACGCTGGTGTTGTTATTGATGGTACTCAAACTTTAGATGAATTGGGAGAAAGCATGTTGGAGCATATTATAAAAGTTGCCAGCGGAGAAATTGAATGCAAAGCAGATCAATTGAATCAGGAAGATTTTATTCCCTGGAAAAGAGGTGTGTCTTTGTAA
- a CDS encoding tagaturonate reductase, which translates to MRQLNRETVPSQELPIKILQFGEGNFLRAFVDWMIDIMNKEHNYNSGVAIVQPIEFGMTDLLRKQDNLYHHIYRGLKDGKAISETRLISCVQKAINPFEQKKEYDDLAILNELELVISNTTEAGIVFKTDDCPKDGELAATYPGKLTQLLLSRFTHFNGDTAKGLKFIPVELIDKNGEKLKKAILDYAKLWDLSEEFTQWVDKSNYFANTLVDRIVPGYPKDEIDEIKKSIGFDDNLVVSSEIFHLWVIEGCEEIQKTFPADKCGLNVIYTKDLSPYRTRKVRILNGAHTSMVPVALLNGIETVRESVESDNVGEFVRHIIFNEIAPTINLPKAELELYATEVLERFMNPFIHHELKSIALNSISKYKVRVLPSLLDSLKTNNKLPEGLVLAFTYLIKLYLSESFTIQDNEEVIAFFSTLSATAETPEAIIRKVLGEVSFWDTDLNQINGLTEMMTSQLEKLNKDAAISNFKF; encoded by the coding sequence ATGAGACAGTTAAATAGAGAAACAGTACCATCACAAGAATTACCGATTAAAATTCTTCAATTTGGAGAAGGAAATTTTTTGAGAGCCTTTGTTGATTGGATGATTGACATCATGAATAAAGAACACAATTACAATTCGGGTGTGGCTATTGTTCAACCAATTGAATTTGGTATGACTGATCTTCTAAGAAAACAAGATAATCTATATCATCATATTTACCGCGGACTAAAAGACGGAAAAGCAATCAGCGAAACCAGACTGATCTCCTGCGTACAAAAAGCAATCAACCCATTCGAACAAAAGAAAGAATACGATGATTTGGCAATTCTGAATGAATTGGAATTGGTGATTTCGAACACAACCGAAGCTGGTATTGTTTTTAAAACGGACGACTGTCCTAAAGATGGCGAACTTGCTGCTACTTATCCTGGAAAATTAACGCAGCTTCTTTTGAGTCGATTTACTCATTTTAATGGCGACACTGCAAAAGGATTGAAATTTATTCCTGTTGAATTGATCGACAAAAATGGCGAGAAGCTTAAAAAAGCGATTTTAGACTATGCCAAATTATGGGATTTATCGGAAGAGTTTACTCAATGGGTTGACAAATCCAATTATTTTGCAAATACTTTGGTAGACCGTATTGTTCCAGGATATCCAAAAGACGAAATTGACGAAATCAAAAAATCAATCGGTTTTGATGACAATTTAGTAGTATCCTCTGAAATTTTCCACTTGTGGGTAATTGAAGGATGCGAAGAAATTCAAAAAACTTTTCCTGCTGACAAATGTGGCTTGAATGTGATCTATACAAAAGATTTATCGCCTTACCGCACCCGAAAAGTTCGTATTCTGAATGGTGCCCATACATCAATGGTTCCTGTTGCTTTACTAAACGGTATTGAAACAGTTCGCGAATCGGTTGAAAGCGATAATGTAGGTGAATTTGTTCGTCACATCATTTTCAATGAAATTGCACCAACTATAAATCTGCCAAAAGCAGAATTGGAATTGTACGCAACCGAGGTTTTGGAACGATTCATGAATCCATTCATTCATCATGAATTAAAATCAATCGCACTAAACTCAATATCAAAATACAAAGTACGTGTGTTGCCTTCGCTGCTTGACTCTTTAAAAACAAACAACAAGTTGCCCGAAGGATTGGTTTTGGCCTTTACCTATCTGATTAAACTTTATCTATCAGAATCTTTTACCATTCAAGACAATGAAGAAGTAATTGCCTTCTTCTCTACTCTTTCAGCCACAGCTGAAACACCGGAAGCTATCATCCGTAAAGTATTGGGCGAAGTCTCATTCTGGGATACTGATTTAAATCAAATTAACGGTTTAACAGAAATGATGACCAGTCAGTTGGAAAAATTGAATAAAGATGCAGCAATCAGCAACTTTAAATTTTAA